A window of the Yersinia rochesterensis genome harbors these coding sequences:
- a CDS encoding DUF1161 domain-containing protein, with amino-acid sequence MKKTFIISVLLLSLAPLAALASCESVKADITQKIISNGVPESGFKLDIVPNDQVQQAGGQVVGHCENDTQKIVYTRITDGE; translated from the coding sequence ATGAAAAAAACGTTTATTATCAGCGTATTGTTATTATCTTTAGCACCATTGGCTGCTTTGGCATCTTGTGAAAGTGTCAAAGCCGATATCACGCAAAAGATTATCAGTAATGGCGTGCCTGAATCTGGTTTTAAATTGGATATCGTTCCTAACGATCAGGTACAACAAGCGGGTGGACAAGTTGTTGGGCATTGTGAAAATGATACCCAGAAGATTGTTTATACCCGTATCACTGACGGCGAATAA
- a CDS encoding DUF1283 family protein — protein MNISSLPRLMRAFLPLAVLALPLMWQTPALAQSATCTQGSTCVSVGGNNDPMSKEQARQSQQQWDETQRLRNKVNNRVEKNFDKDDRAEDAKDNCESSENLNAYWEPNTQRCLDRLSGRKINP, from the coding sequence ATGAACATAAGTAGCCTGCCACGCCTGATGCGCGCTTTCCTCCCCTTAGCCGTGTTGGCTTTACCGCTGATGTGGCAAACGCCTGCGTTGGCGCAATCGGCCACTTGTACTCAAGGTAGCACCTGTGTTTCCGTTGGCGGGAACAATGACCCAATGTCAAAAGAACAAGCACGCCAAAGCCAACAACAATGGGATGAAACCCAGCGCCTGCGTAACAAAGTGAATAACCGGGTAGAAAAGAATTTCGATAAAGACGACCGTGCTGAAGATGCGAAAGATAATTGCGAAAGCAGCGAAAATCTCAATGCTTATTGGGAACCTAACACCCAACGCTGTCTGGATCGTTTGTCCGGTCGTAAGATTAATCCCTAA
- a CDS encoding YnfA family protein: protein MIKTTLLFFVTALAEIIGCFLPYLWLRKGGTIWLLLPAAASLALFVWLLTLHPTASGRIYAAYGGVYVATALIWLRVVDGVKLSVFDWVGAAVALAGMLIIVAGWRVN from the coding sequence GTGATAAAAACTACGTTACTGTTTTTTGTAACCGCATTGGCTGAGATTATTGGCTGTTTCTTACCTTATTTGTGGTTACGAAAAGGCGGAACTATTTGGCTATTATTGCCAGCGGCAGCCAGTTTGGCCTTATTCGTTTGGCTATTAACCCTGCATCCCACGGCCAGTGGGCGAATCTATGCCGCATACGGCGGCGTTTATGTCGCGACAGCATTAATTTGGCTACGTGTTGTTGATGGTGTGAAGCTCTCAGTATTCGATTGGGTCGGCGCGGCAGTAGCGCTGGCGGGCATGCTAATTATTGTTGCTGGCTGGCGGGTAAATTAA
- the ydfG gene encoding bifunctional NADP-dependent 3-hydroxy acid dehydrogenase/3-hydroxypropionate dehydrogenase YdfG has translation MIVFVTGATSGFGEAITRKFISHGHQVIATGRRQERLEELKAELGEPLHIVRLDVRNRAAIQHVIDELPTELKNIDVLVNNAGLALGLEPAHKANVEDWDTMIDTNTKGLVNMTRALLPAMVARDMGHIINIGSTAANWPYAGGNVYGATKAFVKQFSLGLRADLHGTHIRVTDIEPGMVGGTEFSAVRFKGDGDKVNKTYDGANPLIPEDVAEAVYWVATLPARVNINTLEMMPVSQSFAGLSIHREG, from the coding sequence ATGATCGTTTTCGTCACAGGCGCGACCTCCGGGTTTGGTGAAGCTATCACTCGCAAGTTTATCAGTCACGGTCATCAGGTTATTGCAACGGGGCGGCGTCAGGAGCGGTTGGAAGAATTAAAGGCCGAATTAGGTGAACCGCTGCATATTGTGCGGTTAGATGTCCGTAATCGCGCGGCTATTCAACATGTTATTGATGAACTCCCGACAGAGCTGAAAAACATTGATGTGCTGGTGAATAATGCCGGTTTGGCATTGGGGCTGGAACCCGCTCACAAAGCCAATGTTGAAGATTGGGACACAATGATTGACACCAATACCAAAGGTTTGGTGAATATGACCCGAGCTTTGCTTCCTGCAATGGTGGCGCGCGATATGGGGCATATTATTAATATCGGTTCTACCGCGGCTAACTGGCCTTATGCCGGCGGCAATGTGTATGGTGCGACCAAAGCTTTTGTTAAGCAGTTTAGTCTGGGGCTGCGCGCCGATCTGCATGGCACCCATATCCGCGTAACGGATATTGAGCCAGGAATGGTCGGTGGCACTGAATTCTCGGCAGTTCGTTTTAAAGGCGACGGGGATAAAGTCAATAAAACCTACGATGGGGCCAATCCATTGATACCTGAAGATGTTGCTGAAGCGGTATATTGGGTGGCCACATTACCTGCTCGCGTGAATATCAACACACTGGAAATGATGCCGGTGAGCCAATCTTTTGCTGGATTAAGTATTCACCGCGAAGGTTAG
- the arsC gene encoding glutaredoxin-dependent arsenate reductase, whose protein sequence is MSNVIIYHNPACGTSRNTLALIRNSGTEPKVILYLETPPTREELMKLITDMGIRVRALLRKNVEPYEQLGLAEDAFSDEQLINFMLQHPILINRPIVVTPLGTRLCRPSERVLDILTDVQRAAFTKEDGERVVDEQGKQINK, encoded by the coding sequence ATGAGCAATGTCATTATTTATCATAATCCCGCATGTGGGACGTCCCGTAACACGTTGGCATTGATTCGCAACAGTGGCACTGAACCTAAAGTTATACTGTATCTGGAAACACCGCCAACCCGTGAAGAGTTGATGAAGTTGATTACAGATATGGGCATCAGGGTTCGGGCGTTGTTGCGCAAGAATGTCGAACCTTATGAACAATTGGGCTTGGCAGAAGATGCCTTTAGCGACGAACAATTGATTAATTTCATGTTGCAGCACCCTATTCTGATTAACCGGCCAATTGTTGTTACCCCTCTGGGTACCCGTTTATGCCGACCTTCTGAGAGGGTTCTGGATATTTTGACTGATGTGCAACGCGCTGCGTTTACCAAAGAAGATGGTGAACGGGTTGTTGATGAACAGGGTAAGCAGATCAATAAATAA
- a CDS encoding arsenic transporter encodes MLLAGAIFLLTLVLVIWQPRGLGIGWSAMLGAGLALLTGVVHLDDIPVVWQIVWNATATFIAVIIISLLLDESGFFEWAALHVARWGNGRGRLLFTWIILLGAMVAALFANDGAALILTPIVIAMLLALGFNQGATLAFVMAAGFIADTASLPLIVSNLVNIVSADYFNIGFTEYAAVMVPVNLAAIATTLVMLHLFFRKDIPAVYDVSLLKEPKKAIRDVSTFRTGWLVLVLLLVGFFGLEPLGIPVSLVAAVGALILLAVAKKGHAINTGKVLRGAPWQIVIFSLGMYLVVYGLRNAGLTHYLSALLNQLAEQGLLISTLGTGFLAAFLSSVMNNMPTVLVGALSIDGSAATGVIKEAMIYANVIGSDLGPKITPIGSLATLLWLHVLSQKNMTITWGYYFRVGIVMTVPVLFVTLMALALRLSVVH; translated from the coding sequence ATGTTACTGGCTGGTGCAATTTTTTTGCTCACTCTCGTTCTGGTTATCTGGCAACCCAGAGGACTCGGGATTGGCTGGAGCGCAATGTTGGGCGCTGGTCTGGCATTACTGACCGGTGTCGTTCACCTGGACGATATCCCAGTAGTCTGGCAGATTGTCTGGAATGCGACCGCCACTTTTATCGCCGTGATTATCATCAGTCTGCTGTTGGATGAGTCCGGTTTCTTTGAATGGGCTGCATTGCATGTTGCCCGCTGGGGCAACGGCCGTGGCCGATTGCTCTTTACCTGGATTATCTTGCTGGGTGCGATGGTAGCGGCATTGTTTGCCAATGATGGTGCGGCTCTTATCCTGACCCCGATTGTTATTGCGATGCTGCTGGCGCTGGGTTTCAACCAGGGGGCCACTTTAGCTTTTGTCATGGCTGCGGGATTTATTGCAGATACGGCCAGTCTGCCGCTGATTGTCTCGAATCTGGTGAATATCGTCTCGGCTGATTACTTTAACATCGGCTTCACTGAGTATGCCGCAGTCATGGTGCCTGTTAACCTCGCCGCCATCGCTACAACGCTAGTCATGTTGCACCTGTTTTTCCGCAAAGACATTCCCGCTGTTTACGATGTTTCCCTGTTAAAAGAACCGAAAAAAGCTATCCGAGATGTCAGTACCTTTAGAACCGGCTGGCTGGTGCTGGTCTTGTTGTTAGTCGGTTTCTTTGGCCTCGAACCACTCGGTATACCAGTCAGTTTGGTCGCCGCCGTTGGCGCACTGATTTTGCTTGCTGTCGCGAAGAAAGGCCATGCCATAAATACCGGCAAAGTACTGCGTGGTGCGCCCTGGCAGATTGTGATTTTCTCACTGGGTATGTACCTGGTGGTTTACGGTTTACGCAATGCAGGACTGACTCACTACCTTTCTGCCCTGCTAAATCAACTGGCTGAACAGGGATTGTTGATATCAACTTTAGGAACAGGGTTTCTGGCGGCTTTCCTCTCTTCCGTTATGAACAATATGCCGACCGTTCTGGTCGGGGCCTTGTCGATTGATGGCAGCGCAGCAACGGGTGTTATCAAAGAAGCGATGATTTATGCCAACGTAATAGGTAGCGACTTGGGGCCTAAGATTACTCCAATTGGCAGTCTGGCGACGTTGCTATGGCTGCATGTTTTGTCGCAGAAGAATATGACGATTACCTGGGGATATTACTTCCGGGTCGGCATTGTAATGACCGTCCCTGTGCTGTTTGTCACACTGATGGCATTAGCCTTGCGGTTATCCGTCGTACATTAG
- a CDS encoding metalloregulator ArsR/SmtB family transcription factor, with translation MLQPVQLFKLLADETRSTIVMLLRESGEMCVCDICTATTESQPKISRHMALLRESELVVDRREGKWVHYRLSPQIPAWAAIIIDSAWNCEREKIRNKLSGASSSSC, from the coding sequence ATGCTACAGCCTGTTCAGCTTTTTAAACTACTCGCTGATGAAACCCGCTCGACTATCGTGATGCTCCTCAGGGAGTCCGGCGAGATGTGTGTCTGTGACATCTGTACAGCAACAACAGAGTCTCAGCCCAAAATTTCCCGTCATATGGCTCTGTTACGTGAGTCTGAGTTGGTCGTCGATCGCCGTGAAGGAAAATGGGTGCATTACCGGCTGTCGCCCCAAATACCTGCATGGGCTGCGATCATTATTGATTCAGCGTGGAATTGCGAGCGAGAAAAAATACGAAATAAACTCAGTGGCGCGTCTTCGTCCTCATGCTGA